Proteins from a single region of Nitrososphaerota archaeon:
- a CDS encoding MFS transporter, which translates to MAAGSTEESGGQIIARLDRIPIWALSYLFIGIIGIGYIFTFFDIFNINASWIQTCFGLNVGGNCAPLGPPGTAAFATAIKNAANYEGPAVLVNLIGYVVGALALSPLSDRIGRRNMLLITLMITGLGSLYNAFVSDYYNFIAARFITGVGIGADLAIVNTYINEAAPKSGRARYTSLLFVLAGIGVFSAIWTAVFLTTPSAPFPYGIPWAINLAGGWRWMYGLGAILALFGILMRLGVPESPRWLISKGRISQADAIVADMERRATESVGTLPPIPQVISVPTQTKAAPFSEIFSNTLYRNRTILLFVIWFLGYMTVYTVAAGATVVLAAIGFAFPENNVIVAVGIIGFVIAGVLAAFLGDKMERKKWLPISAAITLVGALLVGSGTTEFTTAVTGITLIFIGMDFWVPITYAWVSESFPTRARATGFALADGGGHLGGGVGLIITAALVTTLPVMGVMLTIAGFQIASALIAQIGPKTANKRLDEVSP; encoded by the coding sequence TTGGCAGCAGGTTCGACTGAGGAATCGGGCGGTCAAATCATCGCACGGCTGGACAGGATTCCTATCTGGGCGCTTTCCTATCTGTTCATAGGGATCATAGGAATCGGATACATATTCACCTTCTTTGACATCTTCAACATCAACGCTTCTTGGATACAGACCTGCTTCGGGCTCAACGTCGGCGGCAATTGCGCGCCCTTGGGTCCACCGGGGACCGCCGCGTTCGCCACGGCGATTAAGAACGCTGCCAACTACGAAGGGCCTGCAGTCCTCGTCAATTTGATTGGTTACGTCGTCGGCGCTCTGGCCCTTAGCCCACTTTCCGACAGGATTGGTCGCCGAAACATGCTACTGATTACGCTTATGATAACCGGTCTCGGGTCGCTCTACAACGCCTTCGTGTCCGACTACTACAACTTCATCGCTGCGAGGTTCATCACCGGTGTCGGCATAGGAGCAGACCTAGCCATCGTCAACACCTACATCAACGAGGCAGCGCCCAAGAGCGGCAGGGCAAGGTACACATCGCTGCTGTTCGTCCTCGCAGGGATAGGCGTCTTCTCCGCAATCTGGACCGCCGTCTTCCTCACGACTCCGTCGGCTCCCTTCCCGTATGGTATCCCCTGGGCGATAAACCTCGCAGGCGGCTGGCGCTGGATGTATGGTCTCGGCGCAATTCTTGCGCTGTTTGGCATCCTGATGAGGCTCGGAGTCCCAGAGTCTCCGAGATGGCTGATAAGCAAAGGCAGGATTTCCCAGGCGGACGCTATAGTGGCGGACATGGAGCGCAGGGCCACGGAGTCCGTGGGGACCCTGCCACCTATACCTCAGGTGATCTCCGTCCCCACACAGACGAAGGCGGCCCCATTCTCAGAGATTTTCAGCAATACTTTGTACAGGAATAGGACGATTCTCCTGTTCGTCATCTGGTTCCTAGGATACATGACTGTCTACACTGTCGCAGCCGGCGCCACCGTGGTATTGGCTGCGATAGGCTTCGCCTTCCCCGAGAACAACGTGATAGTGGCGGTGGGCATCATCGGCTTCGTCATCGCGGGCGTCCTAGCCGCCTTCCTCGGAGACAAGATGGAGCGGAAGAAATGGCTCCCGATATCGGCGGCCATCACGCTTGTCGGCGCCCTCCTGGTGGGGTCAGGAACGACCGAATTCACCACAGCCGTAACCGGTATCACTCTAATATTCATCGGCATGGACTTCTGGGTCCCGATCACATATGCATGGGTGAGTGAAAGCTTCCCAACACGCGCCAGAGCCACGGGGTTCGCCCTGGCTGATGGAGGCGGACACCTCGGAGGGGGGGTGGGGTTGATTATAACGGCCGCTCTGGTAACTACCCTTCCGGTCATGGGGGTCATGCTGACCATCGCAGGATTCCAGATAGCGTCAGCGCTGATCGCCCAGATAGGGCCGAAGACAGCTAACAAGCGCCTCGACGAAGTATCTCCATAG
- the nrfD gene encoding polysulfide reductase NrfD, whose protein sequence is MVTAGAERASGVRLQAPQRTWGWSIAAYLFLAGSGSGAYVTSVAVGSFNASPSPASWIGVVLGGPLVLLGMVFLILDLGVKNNATRAFLNVRTSWMARGAWIISTFAVLDIAQLFFSLLHLPWPAGASLVAAGLAVATMFYTGFLLKACRPITFWSTMILPVLFLASASSTGVMLVVLGTVAYGSTTGSVAALSTADVFLILAESLVIVVFLLRGERLQTSRGSVQLWVRGRLAAGFWGGVVVCGLLVPLVAESYQAAAPLLATCMLLGLTGGLVLRRIVLAAGIRRPLIDSVVFRGPAGSVVGEGGMGPASGQVDAGAAAGLRVSPESA, encoded by the coding sequence ATGGTGACGGCAGGGGCAGAACGTGCGTCCGGCGTGCGGCTCCAGGCTCCGCAGCGAACCTGGGGATGGAGCATCGCTGCCTATCTCTTCCTGGCGGGGTCGGGGTCGGGGGCTTACGTGACGTCAGTCGCAGTTGGCTCATTCAACGCCTCGCCGTCCCCAGCTTCGTGGATTGGGGTCGTCCTCGGAGGTCCGCTGGTCCTCTTGGGCATGGTGTTCCTCATCCTGGACTTGGGAGTAAAGAACAACGCGACGAGGGCTTTCCTCAACGTCCGCACGTCTTGGATGGCCAGAGGTGCATGGATAATATCCACTTTCGCCGTCCTCGATATCGCCCAGCTCTTCTTCTCCCTGCTCCATCTGCCATGGCCGGCGGGAGCGAGCTTGGTAGCGGCAGGGTTGGCAGTCGCCACAATGTTCTACACCGGGTTCCTGCTGAAGGCGTGCAGGCCCATCACATTCTGGAGCACGATGATCCTCCCTGTCCTCTTCCTCGCATCTGCCTCTTCGACCGGGGTCATGCTCGTGGTCCTCGGGACCGTCGCCTATGGAAGCACAACCGGGTCTGTCGCCGCGCTTTCGACGGCCGACGTCTTCCTCATACTTGCGGAGTCGCTCGTAATCGTAGTCTTCCTCCTCCGCGGAGAAAGGCTCCAGACGTCCCGGGGAAGCGTACAGCTGTGGGTGAGGGGGCGACTCGCCGCCGGCTTCTGGGGTGGGGTCGTTGTCTGCGGTCTGCTGGTCCCTCTCGTCGCGGAATCTTACCAGGCCGCGGCGCCCCTCCTCGCCACTTGCATGCTTCTTGGCCTGACGGGGGGGCTTGTGCTCAGAAGGATAGTCCTCGCGGCCGGGATCAGAAGGCCCCTGATCGACTCAGTCGTTTTTCGCGGCCCCGCCGGGTCTGTCGTCGGTGAGGGTGGCATGGGCCCGGCATCGGGTCAGGTGGACGCAGGGGCGGCCGCTGGCCTTCGGGTCTCTCCAGAAAGCGCGTAG
- a CDS encoding MBL fold metallo-hydrolase: MTAVWVTSRTGMIDTGGYGGDETVASYVVKGSNGSALVDVGYSTNWESVMEGMGTLGVSPDSVRHVFLTHFHLDHAGALGELMPRLPNATVVAHEKALRHLIEPSRLVAASMTSFGKAAQLIGSLSPIQPDRLEPAREEAYDLGGVKIQPVFTPGHVPSHTSFFTDDGTMFSGDAICVTRKGLRFLLPPGSPPVYDVGAAVRSVELIQGFKPRLLLAPHFGPQPTSKEAFERQTQTMRAWLDSISSMVEQGMGLGETVDEMRERSLREAGLKSSGLDGFARDILLGPLLGMTVEAYMAYALSGETRRPAAAPAST; the protein is encoded by the coding sequence TTGACCGCCGTCTGGGTTACCTCGCGTACAGGCATGATTGACACCGGAGGATACGGAGGTGACGAGACAGTGGCGTCCTATGTCGTGAAGGGGAGCAACGGTTCCGCTTTGGTCGACGTAGGCTATTCCACCAACTGGGAAAGCGTGATGGAGGGGATGGGTACATTGGGTGTCAGCCCTGACAGCGTCAGGCATGTGTTCCTCACCCACTTCCACCTGGACCACGCGGGGGCCCTAGGAGAGCTGATGCCGCGGCTTCCCAACGCGACTGTCGTAGCTCATGAGAAAGCACTCAGGCACCTCATCGAACCTTCGAGGCTGGTGGCTGCATCCATGACCTCCTTTGGCAAAGCCGCACAGCTGATCGGGAGCCTCTCACCCATCCAGCCAGACAGGCTCGAGCCTGCGAGGGAAGAAGCATATGACTTGGGAGGCGTAAAGATTCAGCCGGTCTTCACCCCCGGTCACGTGCCTAGTCACACTTCGTTCTTTACGGACGATGGAACGATGTTCTCCGGCGACGCGATCTGCGTGACTAGGAAGGGGCTTCGTTTCCTTCTCCCGCCAGGGAGCCCTCCTGTGTATGATGTAGGCGCAGCCGTGAGAAGCGTGGAGCTAATCCAGGGGTTCAAGCCCCGGCTCCTCCTAGCTCCTCACTTCGGGCCCCAGCCGACGTCAAAGGAGGCTTTCGAAAGGCAGACGCAGACCATGAGGGCATGGCTGGACTCCATTTCTTCGATGGTGGAACAGGGGATGGGGCTCGGGGAAACAGTCGACGAAATGAGGGAACGGTCGCTTCGAGAGGCAGGCCTGAAGAGTTCTGGTTTGGACGGATTCGCGAGGGATATTCTGCTCGGGCCCCTCCTCGGGATGACGGTAGAAGCTTACATGGCCTACGCGCTTTCTGGAGAGACCCGAAGGCCAGCGGCCGCCCCTGCGTCCACCTGA
- a CDS encoding enoyl-CoA hydratase/isomerase family protein, which yields MEYTDIIYQKRWHTHTALVAINRPEDHNSYLLNTLREMIDAFDNAMWDDDVQFIVLTGMGDKSFCTGGNVDEYAHTYGKKPADWWKWGEIYGRFLDVILHCGKPVISRINGIVAGGGLEFVAASDLAVSSDRARFLSPGPRVGMTSIGGLSQWLPLHIGLKRTAELVMLSSEIDAAKAHEWGIANFVVPHQELDAKVKELIDRMLDLSPTSLHYFKVHLNWWRDLVWKTTWEHAKEFFALNLGSVEPTEGLSAFIEKRPRKYREIRDSIAKGMDPRYPHGPNSVKCPKCGEGYLPLGSKYCLSCGSELVTRS from the coding sequence ATGGAATATACCGACATAATTTATCAGAAGCGGTGGCACACTCACACCGCACTGGTGGCGATTAACCGCCCTGAAGACCACAACTCCTACCTCCTGAACACCCTCAGAGAGATGATCGACGCCTTCGACAACGCGATGTGGGACGACGACGTTCAGTTCATCGTCCTGACAGGGATGGGGGACAAGTCGTTCTGCACGGGAGGGAACGTCGACGAGTACGCCCATACCTACGGCAAGAAGCCGGCGGACTGGTGGAAGTGGGGGGAGATATACGGCAGGTTCCTTGACGTCATCCTGCACTGCGGCAAGCCAGTGATATCAAGAATCAACGGCATCGTCGCTGGCGGGGGGCTCGAATTCGTCGCCGCCTCGGACCTGGCCGTCTCCAGCGATAGGGCGCGCTTCCTTTCTCCGGGTCCGCGCGTCGGGATGACTTCCATCGGGGGGCTCTCACAATGGCTCCCTCTACACATCGGGCTAAAGCGGACGGCCGAACTCGTCATGCTGAGCAGCGAGATAGACGCGGCCAAGGCGCACGAGTGGGGAATAGCGAACTTCGTCGTCCCTCATCAGGAGCTGGACGCAAAGGTGAAGGAGCTGATCGACAGGATGCTCGACCTCTCCCCGACCAGCCTGCACTACTTCAAAGTCCACCTCAACTGGTGGAGGGACCTCGTCTGGAAGACCACCTGGGAGCACGCGAAGGAGTTCTTCGCGCTCAACCTCGGGTCGGTCGAGCCCACGGAAGGGCTTTCCGCATTCATCGAGAAGAGGCCCAGGAAGTACAGGGAAATCAGAGACTCCATAGCGAAGGGGATGGACCCGCGCTACCCCCACGGGCCCAACAGCGTGAAATGCCCAAAGTGCGGAGAAGGGTACTTGCCCCTGGGCTCGAAGTACTGCCTTAGCTGCGGTTCCGAGCTGGTGACCCGGTCCTGA
- the tfb gene encoding transcription initiation factor IIB (stabilizes TBP binding to an archaeal box-A promoter; responsible for recruiting RNA polymerase II to the pre-initiation complex), with protein MRYTRTSVLQVSDRCPNCGKRTLVEDVNTGELSCNNCGYVITEKSVDQGPEWRNFGDEKGGDRARGGAPISITYRDMGLSTMIGSSNRDASGRAFASPMRSTIDRLRKWDNRSPAFGNQEKNLSVALRELEKMADKLGVSQAVRERAAYIYRKALERGLLRGRSIIGISAASLYAAMRDTETPRTLKDIAEANNLDRKAVARDYRILLREMDLTMPVADAARNVNRIASHVGLSERVARKAIEIVRITEEKEISAGKSPMGLAAASLYLAGVLEGEVKTQKDIAEAAGVTEVTVRNRYKGLRADLGKQLGLSETEDHTSSQ; from the coding sequence ATGAGATACACTAGAACATCCGTTCTTCAAGTTTCGGACAGGTGCCCGAATTGTGGCAAGAGGACGCTGGTCGAGGACGTCAACACTGGCGAGCTCTCCTGCAACAACTGCGGCTATGTGATTACCGAGAAGTCGGTGGACCAGGGCCCCGAATGGCGCAACTTCGGGGACGAGAAGGGAGGGGACAGGGCCAGGGGTGGCGCGCCGATTTCTATAACCTACAGGGACATGGGGCTGTCAACCATGATAGGGAGCTCCAACAGGGACGCCTCCGGCCGCGCTTTCGCGTCTCCCATGCGCAGCACGATAGATAGACTGAGGAAGTGGGACAACCGCTCCCCCGCGTTCGGCAATCAAGAGAAGAACCTGAGCGTGGCCCTCCGCGAGCTCGAGAAGATGGCCGACAAACTGGGCGTCTCCCAGGCCGTGAGAGAGCGCGCTGCCTACATCTACAGGAAGGCGCTCGAGAGAGGGCTCCTCAGGGGCCGGTCCATCATCGGCATATCGGCGGCCTCGCTTTATGCGGCCATGCGGGACACGGAGACCCCGCGGACGCTCAAGGACATAGCCGAAGCCAACAACCTCGACAGGAAGGCGGTCGCGCGCGACTACCGGATCCTCCTCAGGGAGATGGACCTCACCATGCCGGTGGCAGACGCCGCCAGGAACGTTAACAGGATAGCGTCCCATGTCGGGCTGTCAGAAAGGGTCGCCCGCAAGGCCATAGAGATAGTCCGGATTACAGAGGAGAAGGAGATCTCCGCGGGCAAGTCCCCCATGGGGCTGGCGGCTGCCTCCTTATACCTCGCCGGGGTCCTGGAGGGCGAGGTCAAGACACAGAAGGACATCGCGGAAGCGGCAGGTGTCACGGAGGTAACTGTCCGCAACAGGTACAAGGGGCTCCGCGCAGACTTGGGGAAGCAGCTCGGCCTGTCGGAGACCGAGGACCACACTTCATCACAATAG
- a CDS encoding amidohydrolase — translation MKPAIRDAILSSKGIDSEVYARVCKDPAELIRMLDSADVEKAGLMSYQSPDVIGVNNEQVEFVSRYRRPYRDRLVQIGSANPVIDENPVKTLEWLYSKLEVGIVKIHPVHQLYKPNAYRREEGGLSSLQKMYEFLDDHEMPVMVHTGSSIFPGAGLKYGDPIFLDDVANDFPGLRLIMCHAGRPTWTGMASLLMRKHPKMMLDLTGIPPKRLLEYLPKLEEFQDRAIFGTDWASPGVKGIKENKDEFEGIGISAEAKRKILYENAKRIFG, via the coding sequence GTGAAGCCGGCTATACGCGACGCAATTCTCTCGTCGAAGGGCATCGATTCGGAGGTGTACGCCAGGGTGTGCAAGGACCCTGCCGAGCTCATCCGGATGCTCGACTCGGCCGACGTCGAGAAGGCGGGGTTGATGTCGTATCAGTCTCCGGACGTCATCGGGGTGAACAACGAGCAGGTCGAGTTCGTCTCGAGGTATAGGCGTCCCTACCGAGATAGGTTGGTCCAGATAGGCTCTGCGAACCCGGTCATCGACGAGAACCCTGTGAAGACCTTGGAGTGGCTCTACAGTAAGCTGGAGGTGGGGATAGTCAAAATCCATCCCGTCCATCAGCTCTACAAACCCAACGCCTACCGCAGAGAGGAAGGGGGGCTCTCCTCGCTTCAGAAGATGTACGAGTTCCTCGACGACCACGAGATGCCAGTGATGGTCCACACCGGGTCGAGCATCTTCCCTGGCGCAGGACTGAAATACGGCGACCCCATCTTCCTCGACGACGTCGCCAACGACTTCCCGGGCCTTCGGCTGATAATGTGCCACGCTGGGAGGCCTACATGGACCGGCATGGCTTCGCTCTTGATGAGGAAGCACCCAAAGATGATGCTCGACCTGACGGGGATTCCCCCGAAGCGCCTCCTGGAGTACCTCCCCAAACTCGAAGAGTTCCAGGACAGGGCCATCTTCGGCACGGATTGGGCGAGCCCAGGGGTCAAGGGGATAAAGGAGAACAAGGATGAGTTCGAAGGAATAGGGATCTCTGCCGAAGCGAAAAGGAAAATACTCTACGAGAACGCGAAACGCATCTTCGGTTAA
- a CDS encoding 4Fe-4S dicluster domain-containing protein, with protein sequence MVRWGMAVDLTRCAGCQTCTISCKLDHNTPPGVFWKNVRDVEVGAYPTVKRFFLPVQCMHCADPPCMDVCPTTATRKREDGVVLIDYEKCMGCGYCVLACPYEARWLVKEEKDYFGDGRLPQPRPLGVTTKCDLCFGRLDAGIKDGGKPGSDAEATPVCVNSCPAKAIVFGDLDDPESELSKLVRTKESFRLLPDMKTDPSVFYLW encoded by the coding sequence TTGGTGAGATGGGGGATGGCCGTGGATCTCACACGATGTGCGGGGTGCCAGACATGCACGATCTCCTGCAAACTCGACCACAACACGCCGCCCGGAGTCTTCTGGAAGAACGTCAGGGATGTGGAAGTCGGAGCCTACCCGACGGTCAAGCGCTTCTTCCTGCCTGTGCAGTGCATGCACTGCGCTGACCCTCCCTGCATGGACGTCTGTCCGACGACGGCGACAAGGAAGCGGGAGGACGGGGTCGTCCTCATAGACTACGAGAAGTGCATGGGGTGCGGATACTGCGTCCTTGCATGTCCGTACGAAGCGAGGTGGCTCGTCAAGGAGGAGAAGGACTACTTCGGGGACGGCCGGCTCCCACAGCCAAGGCCTCTTGGCGTCACCACGAAGTGCGACCTCTGCTTCGGCCGCCTGGACGCCGGCATCAAGGACGGGGGGAAGCCGGGGTCGGATGCCGAAGCCACTCCCGTATGCGTGAACTCGTGCCCGGCCAAGGCCATCGTGTTTGGAGACCTGGACGATCCGGAGAGCGAGTTGTCGAAGCTTGTCAGGACGAAAGAGTCGTTCCGCCTCCTCCCTGACATGAAGACGGACCCGTCGGTGTTCTACTTATGGTGA
- a CDS encoding enoyl-CoA hydratase/isomerase family protein, with protein sequence MGKSVSSRIDDGVATLTLSRPPLNILNMEMMQDLLEELAHATSGRGIKAVVLRSGLPGVFSAGADIRDHLPPQTEGFIKTFEKLVSSLAFFPRPTVSAVRGKCLGGGMELALACDFVVAEEGSTFGQPEVNLGVYPPAAAAIYPRLVGLKAASDIVLTGRSISADEAYSLGFITSVARPGELDSKCDEILEALRSKSSQVLGVAKRAMLDCLSLPLGEALTKSSTLYLEELMKMQDPQEGLASFMEKRKPHWQDG encoded by the coding sequence TTGGGAAAATCAGTGAGCTCGCGCATCGACGACGGGGTCGCAACCCTCACCCTATCGAGGCCCCCTCTAAACATACTGAACATGGAGATGATGCAGGACCTCCTCGAGGAACTAGCCCATGCCACGTCAGGGCGCGGAATCAAAGCCGTCGTCCTGAGGTCGGGGCTGCCTGGCGTGTTTAGCGCCGGGGCGGACATCAGGGACCATCTCCCACCACAGACGGAGGGCTTCATCAAGACCTTCGAGAAGCTCGTCTCGTCCCTCGCTTTCTTTCCGAGGCCGACGGTGTCCGCCGTCCGTGGTAAATGCCTCGGCGGTGGCATGGAGTTGGCGTTGGCTTGCGACTTCGTCGTCGCCGAAGAAGGCTCCACGTTCGGCCAACCGGAGGTCAACCTCGGGGTCTACCCCCCTGCGGCCGCAGCCATCTACCCGAGACTGGTGGGGCTGAAAGCCGCTTCCGATATAGTCCTCACGGGGCGGAGCATCTCAGCCGACGAAGCATATTCGTTGGGCTTCATCACTTCCGTCGCCAGACCCGGGGAACTCGACTCGAAATGCGACGAAATTCTGGAAGCCCTGAGGAGCAAGAGCAGCCAGGTCCTTGGGGTCGCCAAGAGGGCGATGCTCGACTGCCTCTCCCTCCCTCTGGGCGAGGCGCTCACAAAGTCTTCGACATTGTACCTCGAAGAGCTGATGAAGATGCAGGACCCCCAGGAGGGCCTCGCTTCATTCATGGAAAAGAGGAAGCCGCATTGGCAGGACGGGTAG
- the paaI gene encoding hydroxyphenylacetyl-CoA thioesterase PaaI produces the protein MRHGDVSHSTEKLIRSDPFSKSLGVHIIRLGKGEATTSLKVTRGMLNFHGVAHGGVVFSLADAAFAAASNSHGTRALALNFDIAYRRPGLLGDTLTAVATEESRGARTALYHIGVVNQDGKVVAACHGTVFMTGEKF, from the coding sequence ATGAGGCATGGAGATGTCTCCCACTCGACGGAGAAACTGATACGGAGCGACCCCTTCTCGAAGTCCTTGGGGGTCCATATCATCCGTCTGGGAAAGGGCGAAGCCACCACCTCCCTGAAGGTAACCAGGGGGATGCTGAATTTCCATGGGGTCGCCCACGGTGGCGTGGTATTCTCGTTAGCCGATGCGGCGTTCGCCGCAGCCAGCAACTCGCACGGAACCAGGGCCCTGGCCCTGAACTTCGACATAGCTTACAGACGCCCGGGCCTCTTGGGGGACACGCTCACGGCGGTTGCGACCGAAGAGAGCAGGGGCGCAAGGACCGCCCTCTATCATATCGGGGTAGTCAACCAGGACGGGAAGGTCGTGGCGGCCTGCCATGGGACCGTCTTTATGACGGGCGAGAAGTTCTGA
- a CDS encoding phenylacetate--CoA ligase: MPHNYWNPHVELASQAELAEMQLKRLRHILAYVNRYSSFYRSRFKELGLDPESVTSLSDLQKYPFTTKDDLRRHSYPNGGDFLCVPPNRVKLYHMTSGTTGNPQTGPYTDRDYQQWTDLMTRCCVAAGVKEGDVALNAFGYGLFTGGEGFHQGLRGAGAAVIPWSAGRTEGLVKTMKDFRATVLSCTPSYALYIAETAKKMGIDPAKELNVRLVLAGAEIWDEEVRRRIEEGFGLKERGGRAKNVYGATEMYGPGTGIECESDSGFHFWTDHFYLEVVDPETLDPVSPGETGEIVVTTLTKEAMPLIRYRTRDLTVVNQEACDCGRSQFPRCMWVRGRLDDVIQYKGAKVWPSTIQETLLKFADVQEFQIIVDKSTMDYTFAINVELSDRATEDTKERISSELRKVLYVKFDIKFFPTGSLPRYEGKAKRVLVKT, from the coding sequence TTGCCTCATAACTACTGGAATCCCCATGTTGAACTGGCTTCGCAGGCTGAACTCGCCGAAATGCAGCTGAAGAGGCTGAGGCACATCCTGGCTTACGTGAACAGATACAGCTCGTTCTATCGAAGCAGGTTCAAGGAACTTGGGCTGGATCCGGAGTCGGTCACCTCTCTCTCCGACCTGCAGAAGTATCCCTTCACCACCAAGGACGACCTGAGGAGGCACAGCTACCCCAACGGGGGCGACTTCCTGTGTGTTCCTCCGAACAGGGTGAAGCTCTACCACATGACCTCGGGGACCACTGGCAACCCTCAGACGGGCCCCTACACCGACAGGGACTATCAACAATGGACGGACCTGATGACGAGGTGCTGCGTCGCGGCCGGGGTGAAGGAAGGGGATGTGGCCCTCAACGCCTTCGGGTACGGGCTGTTCACGGGAGGCGAGGGGTTTCACCAGGGATTGCGGGGCGCAGGAGCCGCCGTCATCCCTTGGAGCGCGGGGAGGACCGAGGGGCTAGTGAAAACCATGAAGGATTTCCGGGCGACCGTCCTTTCTTGCACTCCGTCATACGCTCTATACATCGCAGAGACGGCGAAGAAGATGGGTATCGACCCAGCCAAGGAACTGAACGTCAGGCTGGTCCTAGCAGGGGCCGAGATCTGGGACGAGGAGGTCAGGAGGCGTATCGAGGAAGGTTTCGGCCTCAAGGAGAGGGGAGGGAGGGCAAAGAACGTGTACGGCGCCACGGAGATGTATGGGCCTGGGACAGGAATAGAGTGTGAGAGCGATTCCGGGTTCCACTTCTGGACAGACCACTTCTATCTCGAAGTTGTAGACCCTGAAACACTGGACCCGGTCTCGCCAGGGGAGACCGGCGAGATTGTGGTCACCACCCTCACCAAGGAGGCCATGCCGCTAATCAGATACAGGACAAGGGACCTGACCGTGGTAAACCAGGAAGCTTGCGACTGCGGGCGCAGCCAGTTCCCACGGTGCATGTGGGTCAGGGGGAGGCTGGATGATGTCATCCAGTACAAAGGCGCGAAGGTCTGGCCCTCCACCATACAAGAGACACTGTTGAAATTCGCCGACGTGCAGGAGTTCCAGATAATAGTCGACAAGTCCACCATGGACTACACCTTCGCCATCAACGTCGAACTCTCCGACAGGGCCACCGAAGACACGAAGGAACGGATCTCATCGGAGCTCAGGAAGGTCCTCTATGTGAAGTTCGACATCAAATTCTTCCCAACTGGGAGCCTTCCGAGGTATGAGGGGAAGGCCAAGAGGGTGCTCGTTAAAACATAG
- a CDS encoding zinc-binding dehydrogenase, which produces MPAPDPHPGEALVKVAACGVCATDLHYRHGTPTFKKPPMVLGHEISGIVEDVRDESPFAKGDKVLIPAVLSCGACGNCREGRDNICEKMKMVGNHIDGGFAEFVVVPSKMLFKLPNELPLLESAIISDAVSTPFHAVKNRGAVRAGEWVAVFGCGGVGLNAVQAAASLGGIVVAVDVDDRKLDLAKRLGAAETVNSTTKDAPKVIRELTGGGVDVAFEVVGKPSVLDLAFSSVRQGGRLVTVGYSEENWNFRVNRVMFREMAVIGSLGSRLSEYPRIIELVRRGKIKLAPLVSDRLSLESINDSLDRLEKGSVLGRQIVVL; this is translated from the coding sequence ATGCCGGCCCCGGACCCACATCCCGGCGAGGCGCTCGTGAAGGTCGCGGCCTGCGGAGTCTGCGCCACCGACCTGCACTACCGGCACGGCACGCCCACGTTCAAGAAGCCCCCGATGGTCCTCGGTCACGAGATTTCAGGCATCGTCGAGGACGTCAGGGACGAAAGTCCTTTCGCGAAGGGGGATAAGGTCTTGATTCCCGCAGTCCTGTCGTGCGGCGCCTGCGGCAACTGCAGGGAGGGGCGCGACAACATATGCGAGAAGATGAAGATGGTCGGGAACCACATCGATGGGGGGTTCGCCGAGTTCGTCGTCGTCCCGTCGAAGATGCTCTTCAAACTCCCGAATGAGTTGCCGCTGCTCGAGAGCGCCATAATCTCGGACGCGGTCTCGACCCCCTTCCACGCCGTGAAGAACAGGGGCGCCGTCCGGGCCGGAGAGTGGGTTGCGGTGTTCGGGTGTGGCGGCGTCGGCCTCAACGCCGTCCAGGCGGCGGCGTCACTCGGAGGGATCGTCGTCGCCGTCGATGTCGACGACAGGAAGCTGGACCTGGCGAAACGGCTCGGAGCGGCCGAAACCGTCAACTCGACCACGAAGGATGCGCCGAAGGTCATCAGGGAGTTGACGGGTGGCGGGGTCGACGTCGCCTTTGAGGTCGTCGGCAAGCCGAGCGTCCTCGACCTCGCATTCAGTTCGGTGAGGCAGGGAGGGAGGCTCGTGACGGTGGGCTACAGCGAGGAGAACTGGAACTTTCGCGTCAACCGCGTCATGTTCAGAGAGATGGCGGTCATCGGCTCCCTCGGGAGCCGTCTGTCAGAATATCCGAGGATCATCGAACTCGTCAGGAGGGGCAAGATCAAGCTGGCCCCACTCGTGTCCGATCGCCTCTCGCTCGAGTCAATCAACGACTCTCTGGACAGGCTAGAGAAGGGAAGCGTTCTTGGAAGGCAGATTGTCGTCCTCTAG